In one window of Mobula birostris isolate sMobBir1 chromosome 25, sMobBir1.hap1, whole genome shotgun sequence DNA:
- the LOC140187651 gene encoding T-box-containing protein TBX6L-like, protein MEQVSQVSKAHQDPRGLGTQAESWNGVRVTLEDQVLWQKFHQIGTEMIITKAGRRMFPQCKISVSGLLPFSRYMIMVDLVPADGMRYKWYKDQWGVAGKSEPQPPCVTYIHPDSPALGSHWMKQPVHFRKLKLTNNTLDQSGHIMLHSMHRYQPRFHIVQEENPFGVRWSISQTFTFPETVFMAVTAYQNEKITKLKIDHNPFAKGFREAGFNNKR, encoded by the exons TGTCCAAGGCACATCAGGACCCCAGGGGGTTGGGCACGCAGGCCGAGTCCTGGAACGGCGTCCGGGTGACCCTGGAGGACCAGGTGCTGTggcagaagtttcaccagatcgGCACTGAGATGATCATCACCAAAGCGGGCAG GAGAATGTTCCCTCAGTGCAAGATCAGTGTGTCAGGCCTGCTGCCCTTCTCCAGATACATGATCATGGTGGACCTCGTGCCTGCTGACGGTATGCGCTACAAG TGGTACAAGGATCAGTGGGGTGTGGCCGGCAAGTCAGAACCACAGCCACCCTGCGTCACCTACATCCACCCCGATTCTCCGGCCCTGGGTAGCCACTGGATGAAGCAGCCCGTTCACTTCCGCAAGCTGAAGCTCACTAACAACACGCTCGATCAGTCTGGACAC ATTATGTTGCACTCTATGCACCGTTACCAGCCCCGCTTCCACATCGTACAGGAGGAGAATCCCTTCGGGGTTCGATGGAGCATCTCCCAAACCTTCACCTTCCCGGAGACTGTCTTCATGGCAGTGACGGCataccagaatgagaag ATTACCAAACTGAAGATTGACCACAATCCGTTTGCCAAAGGATTCAGAGAGGCTGGATTTAACAATAAGAGGTAA